Genomic window (Gemmatimonadales bacterium):
GGGCGGTGAGCTCCTGATACCGCGCCGGATCGACGTTGCCGCCGGTGCAGACCAGCGCCGTCGGTCCATCCACCACATACTGGCCGGAGAGTACCGCTGCGGTGGTGGCCGATCCCGATGGCTCGACGCGGAGGTCGTGCTCGCCGAGCCAGCGCATCGCGTCACGAAGCTGGTCGTCGGTGACGCCGATCACGCGGCTCACGGTGGCGCGTATGATCGGAAAGGTCAGCGCGCCGACCGACTTGGTGAGCAGGCCGTCGGCGAGACTGGCGCCATCGCTCAGGGTGGTCGGCCGGTCGGCCGACATCGCCGCCGAGAGCTTGGGAATCGCCGCAGGCTCGACGGCGATCACCCGGACATTGGCCTGAGCGGCGCGCACCGCGGAGCAGACACCCGCGAGCAGGCCGCCGCCGCCGATCGGTACCAGGATGGTGCGGACATCGGGCCACTGGTCGAGGAGCTCGAGGCCGAGCGTTCCCTGGCCTGCGATCACATCCGGGTGATCGAACGGCGGAATCATCACGAGCCCATCCTCGGCGACGAAGCGTTCCGCCTCAGCCGTCTGTTCGGGACCGCGCGTCTTTCCCTTGAGCACGACCTGGGCGCCGAGCCTGCGAACGCCGTCGACCTTCACGGCGGGTGCCGATTCCGGCATCACCACCACGGCGCGGATGCCGAGGCGTTGCGCGGCGAACGCGACACCGAGACCGTGGTTGCCGCTTGATGAGGTCACGACGCCGCGACTGCGCGCGTCGGGGTCGAGCCGGCGCAGCGCGGTCCATGCGCCACGGATCTTGAAGGCGCCGATCGGCTGCAGGTTCTCGGCCTTGAGCCGCACGTCATGTGGCGGTGCCAACGGGAGCGGAATGAGCGGCGTGCGCTCGGCGACGCCAGCGAGACCGGCGCGCGCTTCCTGCAGGTTGGCGAGATCGATCCGGGTCACGCCTCCGCCGCCGGCGTTTCCTCGCCCGCTTCCTCCTCGAGACCGTCGCCCTCTTCCTTCTGCACCCGGGCGA
Coding sequences:
- a CDS encoding threonine/serine dehydratase produces the protein MTRIDLANLQEARAGLAGVAERTPLIPLPLAPPHDVRLKAENLQPIGAFKIRGAWTALRRLDPDARSRGVVTSSSGNHGLGVAFAAQRLGIRAVVVMPESAPAVKVDGVRRLGAQVVLKGKTRGPEQTAEAERFVAEDGLVMIPPFDHPDVIAGQGTLGLELLDQWPDVRTILVPIGGGGLLAGVCSAVRAAQANVRVIAVEPAAIPKLSAAMSADRPTTLSDGASLADGLLTKSVGALTFPIIRATVSRVIGVTDDQLRDAMRWLGEHDLRVEPSGSATTAAVLSGQYVVDGPTALVCTGGNVDPARYQELTA